The Nostoc sp. 'Lobaria pulmonaria (5183) cyanobiont' DNA window AGCAATGCAGTACATAGCCGGAAGCTGATATTCAGCCAATCATCAGTTGCAAGGTAGTAAGTGTTTGCCAATGTTTAGTCTGATATGGAGAATTCTATATACTAGATTAAATCGTAATATTTTTATAAAAATAGTACAAAACTATTCTAATGTTTTATTAATGGAGTTTAATCCAATGGGTGTAGTGCAATAGCCTATCTCATATTGGGATTCTATCAATTCAGTAATGGTTTTGAAACTGAGAATTAAGATTTTCCATTATTATTAGGATTATTTTTTAATAAGATATTATTCTGGCGCATGAATGGAGATTTGCATTGTTAAATTGTGGCAGCGATCGTAATTTGGGCAAACTACATAACTTTTAAGTTTATTAAATAGTTTTTTGGCTATTTAAAATGACTTAGCCACAAAATTATACCTTAAATTTTTAGATTTAACCCATACACTCAACAATTAAATATGATACGACCATGTACAAATCGAGCAAATCAGCTATACAGCGTATTTAAAGTTACTGAAGTACACAACGATTTGTCTCAAAGCCAGGTATAAAGCCTGTTTTACTTCTGACTCCTGTTAGCGCAGCCCATTCTGAATTCTGAATTCTGCTGTCAGGAGTCTCTACCTCCTGTATTCTGCTTCAAAACCCGTAACTTTGTAATTCATGCAAAAGAAAACTGCTGTAAGTCCTAAGTACTTTCTATTCAGAAGTCAGTGGATTAACCTGATAACATACCAAAAAGAAATTGCTGTGGCTACAAATAGACAACTAACAAATTGAGTGAATAAACTCTACTGGCTAGATCAAATTAAACTACAAGACCGCGCCAAAGTAGGTGACAAAGCCTTTTACTTGAGCAAAATTATCCAGCGTGGCTATCCGGTGATGCCTGGTTTTGTAATTTCGGCGGAAATTTTGCGGCAATTTCTCGAAAATCTCAATAGTTCCGAATCATTAGTCGCTGACTTACCTTATTCTTCGTTACACCTGGATGTAACTAATTGGCGTCAACTTCAGCAGGTGGCTAGTCGCTTGCGCCAAGAAATTCTGACTGCAACTGTGGCACAGCAGTGGGTAAGTACAATTTTCCAAGCAGCTAGAGAATGGCAAACTAGCTGTTTGATTCTTCGGCCAACTTTGGCAGTATCGACTGCTAACCCAGGTATGAAGAATATATCGGGTTTGCTGGAGTCGGTATTTTGCCAGTGCGAACCGGAAGCGATCGCTTTGGCTCTAAAGTGTACCTGGAGCCAAATATTTCGGGCCAGAAGTCTATTATATTGGCAGCACTCAGGAATTAATCTCCAACAAATTAATCTCGCAGTTTTGGTGCAACCTGTTGAGAATGCGATCGCCAGTGGCTCGCTCACAACCAATTCCTCTGGGTGGAAAATTGAAGCTACTTGGGGATTAGGAATTGCGGTAGCTCAAGGCGAAGTACAGCCAGATGTTTACTACATTCAACCAGAAACTGGGGTTGTGCTTGAGCAAAAACTGGGCAATAAAATGCTGGCTTATGGTGTTGATGCAGCATCTGGAGCTTTTTCGCAACCCATACCCAACTTATTGCTAACACTAGATCGCACTTGTCTGATTACCTATCTACTTCCAGAAGCTCAACAAAAACAGTACTCTTTACAAGAAGAATACTTACAACAAATAATTTCTCTGGGAACTCAACTAGTAAGTGAACTAGGTAAAACCTTTACGATTAAATGGACTATCACTCAACAAAATACATCTGGCAAGCTCTACATCACACAAGTTAGTCCTTCACAATCTATAATTCCCCACTCACACTTCATTCGGGGACTAGGAGCAGCCGGGGGACGGGTTATAGCCACTGCCCTGGTAATTATTAATCCGCAACAGAAACCCGAACAATTACCCAAGGGAGTGATTTTAGTAGTACCAACAGTTACACCTGATTGGTTGCCCTTATTGCAACAAGTTGGTGGTATTATCACAGAACAAGGGGGATTAACCAGTCACGCGGCAATTCTGGCTAGAGAATTGGGTATTGCAGCAGTAGTCAACGTAACATCTGCCACAACTTTAATCCAAACTGGCGAACGACTGCTGCTTGATGGCGACAGAGGAGAAGTTTATCGCATCAAAGGAGACTCAAAGGAGGAGATGGACAAAGGCAGAGAAGAAAATCTTCTTTCCTCCCATCACCTTAACCCGAAAGCGCCCTATGCTTCTGTTACGTCTCATCTACCTATGATTGCTACCCAACTGCTGGTTAACTTGAGTCAGTCCACTTTAATAGAACAAGTGCAAAACCTGCCTGTGGATGGAGTGGGATTGTTGCGCTCAGAATTGATGATACTAAATATATTGAACGGGCAACATCCCAATAGTTGGATTTTAAGCGGGCGTCAGGCAGAATTGTTAGAGCTATGGTCAGAGCAGATTATGCAGTTTGCCCGTGCCTTTGCACCAAGACCAGTTTTTTATCGTTCTTTAGATTGGCGATCGCAGGATTTACCATCATTGCGTGATAGTTCAGAATATTCGCCCCAATCGATGTTAGGTGAACGCGGCACCTTTAGCTATTTACAAAATCCCGCAGTCTTTGAGCTAGAACTGAAAGCTTTGGTGAGTGTACAGCAAGCTGGCTACACTAATGTAAACCTGCTGTTGCCCTTTGTGCGGACTGTGGAAGAATTTGTCTTTTGTCGTCGCAAAGTTGAGCAAGCTCTTTTAACCGAGGTGGTGCAGTTTCAATTGTGGATGATGGCAGAAGTGCCAAGTGTCTTGTTTTTATTACCAGAATATGTTAATGCAGGTGTGGCGGGAATTTCTATTGGTACAAATGACCTGACCCAATTATTGCTAGGAGTAGATCGAGAACAAGGACAGCTAGCAAAAGTATTTAATGAACGTCATCCAGCAGTTATGGGTGCGATCGCTCAACTGATCCAAATGGCTAAAAGTGCTGATATACCTTGTTCAATCTGCGGTCAAGCACCAGCCCTCTATCCAGAAATTATTGATAAGTTAGTGGAATGGGGTATTACTTCCATTTCTGTTGAACCGGAAGCAATCGAGCGAACATATCAAGCGATCGCTCGTGCTGAGCAACGTCTAATTTTAGCAGCAGCACGCCGAAAACTGCATTAGTTAGGAATGATTCAATGATTCTAGGCGTGACAGCCATGTGTTGAAGTGGGGACACCTGCTTCGAATTACTTCTAGTCCAATTTGTTCAGCCAACTGTGGTCCAAAAGCAGACTTCGCTTTTTCATAATCAGGAAACCGAGCGATGATGCGTTTACTCGGAGCTGTCTGCTGTCCGTCGTTGATCAACTCAGGTGTCTCATATTGATTAGCGATCGCGTTAAGAGCCTCAATTTCCTTTGTGCGATCAGCATAAAGATATTCAAAGCACATTGGATCAGCAAAAAGGTATGCCTCGTATTCATGTAATTGAATGTACGGGATAAAGCGGTAATCACTGATATCCTTTGCAAACTGTTGCTCTAAAAATTCAACTCGCTCTATGGGATTTTGGCGCAAACTCTCAGACTCAGCTAATCCCGGAAAATCAGGATGGATAGCATACAAATCAATCATCGTAGTGAAGAATACATCAAGGTTACTATCTTCCTTGAGCGATCGCAGAATATCGTTTTTCATTGGCGCGTAATTGCGTCCACCGCCACGATGCACCTTCCCCTTATTCCTGGCGTGAGCGATCAGCCGAGGGTAGTGCATAAACACTTCATGTTGAGCTAAGTGCGGTTTTATCAAAGTGTCGGCGAATGTCTGCTCGGTTTGTCCTTCAGCAAATAGGTAGAGGCGCATCATTAATGTGGTCCTCCCCCAATGATATTTTTCTCCCAGACTTCTCCTAGACTGTACTCGTCGAGCCAAGTTTCTAATACTGTGGGATTGAGCCGCTTAAATTGCGACTCCTTGCCCTCT harbors:
- a CDS encoding putative PEP-binding protein: MNKLYWLDQIKLQDRAKVGDKAFYLSKIIQRGYPVMPGFVISAEILRQFLENLNSSESLVADLPYSSLHLDVTNWRQLQQVASRLRQEILTATVAQQWVSTIFQAAREWQTSCLILRPTLAVSTANPGMKNISGLLESVFCQCEPEAIALALKCTWSQIFRARSLLYWQHSGINLQQINLAVLVQPVENAIASGSLTTNSSGWKIEATWGLGIAVAQGEVQPDVYYIQPETGVVLEQKLGNKMLAYGVDAASGAFSQPIPNLLLTLDRTCLITYLLPEAQQKQYSLQEEYLQQIISLGTQLVSELGKTFTIKWTITQQNTSGKLYITQVSPSQSIIPHSHFIRGLGAAGGRVIATALVIINPQQKPEQLPKGVILVVPTVTPDWLPLLQQVGGIITEQGGLTSHAAILARELGIAAVVNVTSATTLIQTGERLLLDGDRGEVYRIKGDSKEEMDKGREENLLSSHHLNPKAPYASVTSHLPMIATQLLVNLSQSTLIEQVQNLPVDGVGLLRSELMILNILNGQHPNSWILSGRQAELLELWSEQIMQFARAFAPRPVFYRSLDWRSQDLPSLRDSSEYSPQSMLGERGTFSYLQNPAVFELELKALVSVQQAGYTNVNLLLPFVRTVEEFVFCRRKVEQALLTEVVQFQLWMMAEVPSVLFLLPEYVNAGVAGISIGTNDLTQLLLGVDREQGQLAKVFNERHPAVMGAIAQLIQMAKSADIPCSICGQAPALYPEIIDKLVEWGITSISVEPEAIERTYQAIARAEQRLILAAARRKLH
- a CDS encoding DUF4276 family protein codes for the protein MMRLYLFAEGQTEQTFADTLIKPHLAQHEVFMHYPRLIAHARNKGKVHRGGGRNYAPMKNDILRSLKEDSNLDVFFTTMIDLYAIHPDFPGLAESESLRQNPIERVEFLEQQFAKDISDYRFIPYIQLHEYEAYLFADPMCFEYLYADRTKEIEALNAIANQYETPELINDGQQTAPSKRIIARFPDYEKAKSAFGPQLAEQIGLEVIRSRCPHFNTWLSRLESLNHS